The Sinorhizobium meliloti genome includes a window with the following:
- a CDS encoding IS3 family transposase: MGEDNLLCLRNRPFVPRTTDSKHSWRVVPNLARGMELTGINQLWVADITYLHLAEQFAYLAVVLDAFSRKVIGWALELHLRASLAVDALKMAISARAPVAGSLIHHSDRGVQYACSSYSDILHAHGIQPSMSRVGNPYDNARAESFMKTLKQEEVAGLAYRDASDARRRAHWTRGASACPRCVRRCALGRSDLAGTAGSYC; the protein is encoded by the coding sequence ATGGGAGAGGACAATCTCTTATGTTTGCGCAATCGGCCGTTCGTACCCCGGACCACCGATTCCAAGCATAGCTGGCGCGTCGTCCCAAACCTGGCTCGGGGGATGGAACTGACAGGGATTAACCAGCTTTGGGTCGCAGACATCACCTATCTGCACCTTGCCGAGCAGTTCGCTTATTTGGCGGTTGTGCTCGATGCCTTCAGCCGCAAGGTCATCGGGTGGGCACTGGAACTCCACTTGCGGGCCAGCCTTGCAGTCGACGCCCTGAAAATGGCGATCTCCGCACGCGCTCCAGTCGCGGGCAGTTTAATTCACCACTCGGACAGGGGAGTTCAATACGCTTGCAGCAGCTATTCTGACATCCTCCACGCGCATGGGATCCAGCCGAGTATGAGCCGGGTGGGCAATCCGTATGACAATGCGCGTGCGGAGAGCTTCATGAAAACCTTGAAGCAGGAAGAAGTTGCAGGATTGGCTTATCGCGATGCCTCGGACGCCCGGCGACGTGCTCATTGGACTCGCGGCGCATCAGCCTGTCCTCGCTGTGTACGAAGATGTGCATTGGGCAGATCCGACCTCGCTGGAACTGCTGGATCTTATTGTTGA
- a CDS encoding Nif11-like leader peptide family natural product precursor, whose amino-acid sequence MGSIDDFRSKLATDSAFAAAVKACSTPDAIVNAAKDAGIDLSHNDLAKAIAAGSPNLTDEDLESVSSGTIMAAALVK is encoded by the coding sequence ATGGGTTCCATTGATGATTTTCGCAGCAAGCTGGCTACCGACAGCGCCTTTGCAGCGGCAGTGAAGGCCTGCTCCACCCCGGATGCGATCGTGAATGCTGCCAAGGACGCCGGTATCGACCTCAGCCACAATGATCTGGCCAAGGCGATCGCGGCGGGAAGCCCGAATCTGACGGATGAAGATCTGGAGTCGGTATCCTCCGGCACCATCATGGCCGCAGCGCTGGTCAAGTAA
- a CDS encoding Nif11-like leader peptide family natural product precursor, whose amino-acid sequence MGSIDDFRSKLATDSAFAAAVKACSTPDAIVNAAKDAGIDLSHNDLAKAIAAGSPNLTDEDLESVSSGTIMAAALVK is encoded by the coding sequence ATGGGTTCCATTGATGATTTTCGCAGCAAGCTGGCTACCGACAGCGCCTTTGCAGCGGCGGTGAAAGCCTGCTCCACCCCGGATGCGATCGTGAATGCTGCCAAGGACGCCGGTATCGACCTCAGCCACAACGATCTGGCCAAGGCGATCGCGGCAGGAAGCCCGAATCTGACGGATGAAGATCTGGAGTCGGTATCCTCCGGCACCATCATGGCCGCAGCGCTGGTCAAGTAA
- a CDS encoding Nif11-like leader peptide family natural product precursor, translating into MTKPFSGPDLLGVIEAPKWYPLVVHPNFFKSAKMALCAHIRSAEDLMPTDGESLMGSIDDFRSKLATDSAFAAAVKACSTPDAIVNAAKDAGIDLSHNDLAKAIAAGSPNLTDEDLESVSSGTIMAAALVK; encoded by the coding sequence TTGACGAAGCCGTTCAGTGGTCCCGACCTGCTCGGCGTGATCGAAGCGCCTAAGTGGTATCCCTTAGTGGTTCACCCGAATTTCTTTAAGTCCGCAAAAATGGCACTTTGCGCTCACATCAGATCCGCCGAGGATTTGATGCCAACTGATGGAGAAAGTCTAATGGGTTCCATTGATGATTTTCGCAGCAAGCTGGCTACCGACAGCGCCTTTGCAGCGGCGGTGAAAGCCTGCTCCACCCCGGATGCGATCGTGAATGCTGCCAAGGACGCCGGTATCGACCTCAGCCACAACGATCTGGCCAAGGCGATCGCGGCAGGAAGCCCGAATCTGACGGATGAAGATCTGGAGTCGGTATCCTCCGGCACCATCATGGCCGCAGCGCTGGTCAAGTAA
- a CDS encoding YcaO-like family protein, whose amino-acid sequence MGTSIRNVSASHTLAAIQPLLGRYDISGFADHSPKGAETLKFIEVVRGNPRSGHLNLGKGFSFETALASGYMEAIEMSTVEGPPEIALHALPRSALLYTGGGKPPEPDAAPMIRGVDLLSAEPVYSPVYEHFLSPAPSARSVSVNGLASGNTVEEASLHCLYELIERDLTAQSLRDPVLVQQLLLSDIPAPISNALTELEAFGLHAEFYLLGQFLGVTVLQCALVKTGSGGEVYYGWGAHHFRAIAISRAMTEAVQAWCTREACRAQTLPLSRMPGGVMVSAEVLKLLREPVTKGERQLRRRFIACPSVAYSLTDQDEQAPASPTAALNHLLSSARDAGIRHVFAWTLSPPDRPFAVVKCAVPGFETPFEVDA is encoded by the coding sequence TTGGGAACTTCGATTCGCAATGTATCCGCAAGTCATACGCTTGCCGCGATCCAGCCACTTCTCGGACGTTACGACATCAGCGGATTTGCCGATCATTCGCCAAAGGGTGCAGAAACTCTGAAGTTTATAGAGGTCGTGCGCGGCAATCCGCGTTCGGGACATCTTAATCTCGGGAAAGGCTTTAGCTTCGAGACGGCACTTGCCTCGGGATACATGGAAGCCATCGAGATGAGTACGGTTGAAGGTCCGCCCGAGATCGCGTTGCATGCGCTTCCTCGATCCGCGCTTCTTTATACCGGGGGCGGAAAGCCGCCGGAGCCGGATGCGGCGCCCATGATCCGTGGCGTTGACCTGTTGTCGGCAGAGCCGGTTTACAGCCCTGTCTATGAACATTTCCTGTCGCCTGCCCCCTCGGCGCGGTCTGTTTCCGTCAACGGCTTGGCCAGCGGAAACACGGTCGAGGAAGCCAGTTTACATTGTCTCTATGAACTGATCGAACGCGACTTGACTGCCCAATCCCTCCGCGACCCGGTGCTGGTGCAGCAGCTTCTCCTCAGCGACATTCCAGCGCCCATTTCCAACGCCCTGACGGAACTGGAAGCGTTCGGACTACACGCCGAATTCTATCTTCTGGGGCAGTTCCTCGGCGTCACTGTGCTTCAATGTGCGCTTGTAAAAACCGGATCCGGTGGCGAGGTCTATTATGGCTGGGGCGCTCATCACTTCCGAGCCATTGCCATTTCTCGTGCCATGACAGAAGCCGTGCAGGCCTGGTGTACGCGCGAGGCATGCAGAGCGCAGACGCTTCCTCTTTCGCGCATGCCTGGCGGGGTCATGGTCTCTGCCGAGGTTCTGAAGCTTTTGAGGGAACCTGTTACGAAGGGCGAACGTCAGTTGCGGCGGCGCTTCATCGCCTGCCCGAGCGTTGCCTATTCGCTCACCGATCAGGATGAGCAGGCACCGGCATCGCCAACGGCTGCCCTGAACCACCTTCTCTCGTCGGCGCGGGACGCCGGCATCCGTCATGTCTTTGCCTGGACGCTATCCCCGCCAGACCGTCCATTTGCCGTCGTCAAATGTGCCGTCCCCGGATTCGAAACTCCATTTGAGGTGGACGCGTGA
- a CDS encoding TfuA-like protein, producing MVVETNNEIAVFLGPSCSIEEAKSILPEADYFPPAARGSIYGIINDGYRMIVLLDGLFYGQYSVWHKELLFALDCGIEVIGATSMGALRAAELDCEGVTGVGQIYQWFRDGEIDGDDEVALLHQSSEGAYAPLSIPLANLRWNLRLARRECMIDEQQEARILDHAKALCFQDRMMEVVLSPLAKELDVSGLQKWLETHGEDLKKRDCLEALHFAASRIATLGPAQPPRLRAYETVHTLIGIEYFKHERLNAICAKRQGKAMPLSQYTERVAVGDPSYRSYLRARACQRLINGWARELHLEITPAPILPQWLPNRFDLAHRRATGLTLIDIAREGREAAFTAGVIGSLSSPGSRSLVSDIDRQLAEAGFSAWGAGAEITHLDGRLVYTLRRLGREKGILPDENEDADTAEAALHYLEWVYRTGLQHFGYTFDAATEILLAHQFADRLDDILGLRAAS from the coding sequence ATGGTTGTCGAGACCAACAATGAGATTGCCGTTTTTCTGGGCCCGTCCTGCTCGATTGAAGAAGCTAAAAGCATCCTGCCGGAGGCAGATTACTTTCCGCCCGCGGCTCGTGGCTCCATCTACGGTATTATCAATGATGGATACCGGATGATCGTCCTTCTCGACGGTCTGTTCTACGGACAATATTCTGTTTGGCATAAGGAACTCCTGTTCGCCCTGGATTGCGGCATTGAAGTAATCGGCGCAACGAGCATGGGTGCCCTGCGGGCGGCCGAACTGGACTGCGAGGGCGTGACCGGTGTCGGGCAGATCTACCAGTGGTTTCGTGACGGCGAAATCGATGGCGATGACGAAGTGGCTCTGCTCCACCAGAGTTCCGAGGGAGCTTACGCGCCTCTTTCCATCCCTCTCGCCAATTTGCGTTGGAATCTGCGCCTTGCCCGAAGAGAATGTATGATCGACGAGCAGCAGGAAGCGCGGATTCTGGACCATGCAAAGGCCCTGTGTTTCCAGGACCGAATGATGGAGGTCGTGCTTTCGCCGCTGGCAAAGGAACTGGATGTTTCTGGCTTGCAAAAATGGCTTGAAACGCATGGAGAGGATCTAAAAAAAAGGGATTGCTTAGAAGCGTTGCACTTTGCCGCCAGCCGGATCGCGACCCTTGGCCCCGCGCAGCCTCCCCGTCTTCGCGCCTATGAGACGGTGCATACGCTGATCGGCATCGAGTATTTCAAGCACGAGCGGTTGAATGCCATCTGCGCAAAACGGCAAGGCAAGGCCATGCCGCTCTCGCAGTACACCGAGCGAGTTGCCGTGGGAGATCCCTCCTATCGTAGCTATCTGCGCGCTCGCGCTTGCCAGCGCCTTATCAATGGCTGGGCTCGGGAACTTCACCTCGAAATCACCCCGGCGCCCATTCTGCCCCAATGGTTACCCAATCGGTTTGACCTCGCTCACCGCAGGGCAACCGGCCTGACGCTAATCGACATTGCACGTGAGGGACGGGAAGCCGCCTTCACCGCAGGCGTCATCGGATCTCTCTCATCACCCGGCAGCCGCAGCCTCGTCTCCGATATTGACCGGCAACTGGCAGAGGCAGGTTTCTCGGCATGGGGCGCGGGAGCCGAAATCACACATTTGGATGGCCGCCTTGTTTATACGCTTCGTCGCCTGGGGCGCGAAAAGGGCATTTTGCCGGACGAGAATGAAGATGCAGATACCGCCGAAGCGGCGCTCCACTACCTTGAATGGGTCTATCGCACCGGCTTGCAGCACTTCGGCTACACATTTGACGCGGCAACCGAAATCCTCCTGGCACACCAATTTGCCGATCGACTTGACGACATTCTCGGATTGAGGGCTGCATCATGA
- a CDS encoding YcaO-like family protein encodes MNAVEEYSQGTQRTYNPEETLRRIAPAMRTCGISRVLDVTHLDRIGIPTYNAVRPNGMILSVSNGKGWTKAAASVSAIMESIEVEHAEYPDTSAWHLAQSAKVLRNRGYSVVDAPTLISECLWPSDTYGGLYYSDDLRLDWVEGREIIESRPVLLPASTIYVRAPYVHYFTSNGLASGNTWEEATLHGICELIERDSTARLLGRPEGMTTSRLLRIEPKSMPEHLGHFSEKVAQAGIELFMFALPSAIDIHTFWAVFHCPGEPSFMLATSAGFGCHTSPQIAASRALTEAAQSRLTYIHGAREDLGIDHVNRQLTCAETEARLALQARTFAKFRQIPTVTWDELLAVAPHRARGRTIPESLSMVLRMLKEAGHGQVYVHDLTKRGLDLAVTKAFVPGLKVSAKMI; translated from the coding sequence ATGAATGCTGTTGAGGAATACTCACAAGGAACCCAGCGCACCTATAATCCGGAAGAGACATTGCGGAGAATTGCGCCAGCGATGCGCACCTGCGGCATCAGCCGCGTTCTCGACGTCACCCATCTCGATCGAATCGGCATCCCCACCTACAATGCCGTGCGCCCCAATGGAATGATCTTGTCCGTGTCCAATGGGAAAGGGTGGACGAAGGCCGCCGCATCCGTATCCGCAATCATGGAGTCGATCGAGGTCGAGCACGCCGAATATCCGGATACCTCGGCCTGGCATCTGGCTCAAAGCGCGAAGGTACTGCGAAACCGGGGATATTCGGTCGTCGATGCGCCAACGCTCATCAGCGAGTGCCTCTGGCCCTCCGATACCTATGGCGGTCTCTACTACTCAGATGATCTTCGCCTCGATTGGGTCGAGGGACGCGAGATCATCGAGTCTCGGCCAGTCCTGCTGCCGGCCAGCACCATCTATGTACGCGCGCCTTACGTGCATTATTTCACCAGCAATGGATTGGCGAGCGGCAACACCTGGGAAGAAGCAACGCTTCACGGCATCTGCGAGTTGATCGAACGCGATTCCACGGCGCGTCTCCTCGGTCGTCCCGAGGGCATGACCACATCACGGTTGCTTCGGATCGAGCCAAAATCGATGCCTGAACATCTCGGGCACTTCTCGGAGAAAGTGGCGCAGGCCGGAATAGAGCTTTTCATGTTCGCTCTTCCGAGTGCCATCGATATCCATACATTCTGGGCTGTGTTCCATTGCCCGGGCGAGCCCAGTTTCATGCTGGCCACCTCGGCGGGCTTCGGGTGCCATACATCGCCGCAGATCGCCGCGTCTCGCGCCCTGACCGAAGCTGCCCAGTCGCGCCTGACCTATATTCACGGGGCGCGGGAGGATCTGGGGATAGACCACGTCAATCGTCAACTGACCTGCGCGGAGACAGAAGCGCGATTGGCCTTGCAGGCGCGGACATTTGCCAAGTTTCGGCAGATCCCGACCGTCACCTGGGATGAACTTCTGGCCGTGGCGCCACATCGTGCCCGCGGGCGTACGATCCCGGAAAGCCTCTCCATGGTGCTGAGAATGTTGAAGGAGGCCGGACACGGTCAGGTCTATGTCCACGATCTGACGAAGCGCGGTCTAGACCTGGCCGTGACGAAGGCCTTCGTGCCGGGGCTCAAGGTCAGCGCGAAGATGATTTGA
- a CDS encoding MoaD/ThiS family protein, translating to MRKKGNSMQQLTVIVPPSIRPYVGGQSRITVEAQTVREALGAMSAKSAQLKEHLFDTKGEINRFVRIFVNGRPVPLGSRGDEAVENGAEIAVVLALAGG from the coding sequence ATGCGCAAGAAAGGAAATTCCATGCAACAACTGACAGTGATCGTCCCACCCTCGATCCGGCCCTATGTCGGGGGTCAATCGCGCATCACAGTTGAGGCCCAAACCGTGCGCGAGGCGCTGGGCGCCATGTCCGCCAAATCCGCGCAATTGAAGGAGCATTTGTTCGACACGAAAGGCGAGATCAATCGCTTTGTTCGGATTTTTGTCAACGGACGGCCCGTGCCGCTCGGATCGCGCGGCGATGAAGCCGTCGAAAACGGCGCGGAGATAGCGGTCGTGTTGGCGCTGGCTGGAGGTTGA
- the moeB gene encoding molybdopterin-synthase adenylyltransferase MoeB, protein MLRQERLSRLRESLSRISVEEARRKQKAGVKLIDIRDAEETAKGSPVGAVRISRSFLELQIENVAPDADTELMVLCASDARALFAADDLNRLGYSSVHWVDGGFQAWEAAGLPVEKHRQLSAAEKERYARHLSIPEVGAEGQALLLSKKVALVGAGGLGSPLAFYLAAAGIGTLGLIDSDRLERSNLQRQILHTDDRIGELKVSSAAKSLQAFNPDVALNLHEIRLNENNALEILADYDLVIDGSDNLATRYVVSDASTLLNIPMIYGAIFRFEGHVSAFWPNGPSGGPCYRCLFPEKLPASLTPSCSEVGVLGVLPGVIGTIMATEAIKILLGIGDPLIGRLLTYNALDCSFHDLEVPANPHCEQCQSNRDLPRMRAGL, encoded by the coding sequence ATGCTCAGGCAGGAACGTCTATCACGTCTACGGGAATCCTTGTCTCGGATCAGTGTCGAGGAGGCAAGACGGAAGCAAAAGGCTGGCGTCAAACTGATCGATATTCGTGACGCCGAAGAAACCGCCAAAGGCAGCCCTGTCGGCGCGGTACGCATCAGCCGATCCTTTCTGGAATTGCAGATTGAAAACGTGGCGCCGGATGCCGATACCGAGCTTATGGTACTCTGCGCCAGCGATGCGCGCGCGCTGTTTGCCGCAGACGATCTCAACCGCCTCGGCTATTCTTCCGTTCATTGGGTCGATGGCGGATTTCAAGCCTGGGAGGCAGCCGGTCTTCCCGTTGAAAAACACCGACAGCTGAGCGCAGCGGAGAAGGAGCGATACGCGCGCCATTTGAGCATACCCGAAGTGGGGGCTGAGGGTCAGGCGCTGCTTCTGTCCAAGAAGGTGGCTCTGGTCGGTGCTGGAGGCCTTGGCTCTCCGCTGGCCTTTTATCTTGCGGCAGCAGGCATTGGAACATTGGGGCTGATTGACAGCGACCGGCTCGAACGGTCGAATCTTCAGCGGCAAATCCTCCATACCGACGACCGGATCGGGGAGTTGAAGGTCAGTTCGGCCGCAAAATCTCTTCAGGCGTTCAATCCGGACGTAGCTCTCAATCTCCATGAGATACGGTTGAACGAGAACAATGCACTGGAAATACTGGCCGATTACGATCTGGTGATCGACGGCAGCGACAATCTGGCGACCCGCTACGTCGTGAGCGACGCCAGCACGCTGCTTAATATTCCCATGATTTATGGCGCGATCTTCCGTTTCGAGGGACACGTTTCCGCATTTTGGCCCAATGGCCCGTCCGGTGGCCCGTGCTATCGCTGTCTCTTTCCTGAAAAGCTGCCCGCATCGCTCACTCCATCCTGCTCCGAGGTCGGTGTGCTTGGCGTGTTACCGGGCGTCATCGGGACGATCATGGCAACGGAAGCGATCAAGATCCTGCTCGGAATCGGCGATCCGCTGATTGGGCGTTTGCTGACCTACAATGCCCTCGATTGCTCTTTCCACGACCTCGAGGTCCCCGCGAACCCCCATTGCGAGCAGTGCCAATCCAACCGGGATCTGCCACGCATGCGCGCCGGGTTGTGA
- a CDS encoding class I SAM-dependent methyltransferase, producing the protein MLQAFRFGESDRDHVSRLLHWADFPNSARIVDLGAGSGGVAAHMAALRPDLRFCLVDLDETKLAASSFEKHIANITQVPEPDGAFDAAICCYAMGYAPSDALWSEISRLLRPGGTVFIVDMVPKDATIPKLSLFGYEIRSRGMVEEAAQSVGLIPDVYIEPYDSGDWGRSVFSDAFDVFFGDLRPAIWCWRAPETKTVAHPSTTQA; encoded by the coding sequence ATGCTGCAAGCCTTCCGGTTTGGTGAAAGCGACCGGGACCATGTGTCCCGATTGCTGCATTGGGCGGACTTTCCCAACAGTGCACGTATTGTGGACCTCGGCGCTGGCAGCGGCGGGGTCGCGGCCCATATGGCGGCTTTGCGTCCGGATTTACGTTTCTGTCTGGTCGATCTGGATGAAACGAAACTGGCGGCCAGTTCATTCGAAAAACACATTGCAAATATAACGCAAGTCCCAGAACCCGATGGTGCATTCGACGCGGCGATTTGCTGTTACGCAATGGGTTATGCGCCTTCGGATGCGCTATGGTCGGAGATTTCACGCCTTCTGCGACCGGGTGGCACTGTTTTTATCGTGGATATGGTGCCCAAGGATGCCACGATCCCGAAGCTTAGCCTGTTCGGCTATGAGATACGGAGCCGTGGGATGGTCGAGGAAGCGGCGCAATCTGTTGGTTTGATACCGGATGTCTATATCGAGCCGTATGATTCCGGCGATTGGGGCCGGTCCGTCTTTTCGGATGCTTTCGATGTATTCTTCGGCGATCTGCGGCCCGCCATCTGGTGCTGGCGCGCGCCCGAAACCAAGACCGTCGCTCACCCCTCGACCACCCAAGCGTGA